Part of the Brassica oleracea var. oleracea cultivar TO1000 chromosome C8, BOL, whole genome shotgun sequence genome is shown below.
TAAACTCGTGATGTTAACCTTATAACATCATTAAGTTGATGGATGGTGTCATCACCTGAAGAATGGCCAGCGTTTGCTACACGCATGGAAGAATTCTGCCGCAGTAAGACTTTCTTCCCTAACTTCAAGATCAGACATATTCCAAGGGCACAAAACACAATGGCAGACAAGCTTGCCCGTGGTGCGAGGAGTTCTCTTTCAGCTATGTTATATGTCGATTCACTACCCCCGGTTTGGCTATCTGAACAGGTGGTTTCATAGGCTAATAACCTTTTATGTTGTCCAATACTTCATGTAGTCAGCAATCATTTTTTCAATATATAAATAAATACATAACAAATTTAAAAAAATTTAAAAAAAAATAGTTTCAAACATAATTTTTGATTTTCAAAATGAAATTTTTTTAGAAAATAATAAAAAAATTCAAAAAAAAAATTCAAATTTTTTTTATAAAAAATTCGAATTTGAAAAAGTATAATCCGAAAACATAAAAAAAATATTTTTTAAAAATTTTTATTTATTTATTTATTTAAATAATGATTATATACACAAGAGAAGAGAAGATGGATCAATGTATTAACCAGATTATTATTGCTCTTCTATAAACTTCTCTACATATATTTTTTTTTCTTGACCATCTCCACACAAATTACAAACCAAGAAAGACCGTCCTTTTTCGCCATGAAAATCCGCGGGAAACAACGCATAAAGAAAGAAGGAAAGAAACTAGGAACGGATTTATCGATGGATTCTATTGTGCTTTCTTAGACTTTAGCAATTTCTGCAGGCGCAGTGGCTTTGTTGGCAATGAGCTGCTCATAGAGATCTCTGATCTTCAATCCAACAATGGTCTGGAAAAGACCAGTCCCGTTGTTGCTACCAGGGAAGTCAGCATGTTTAAGCATCTGTTGAGTGACTTCACCGTAGAATTTGCTCGAGAGGTTGCTCAAATGACTCTCCACGTAAATCAGCTCGTCTAGTCTATCGAACTGCCCATCCATCTCCAAAACCGAAACCTGAAACAGACAGAACAAAATTCTCAAACTAAAGCTAAAGAAACTAAACTCATTTTTTGCAATGTTACCAATAGAGAAACATATAGATAAATGTACCTCATGGTCGAAGTAGGTATCAGGTTCATAGTTGAACTTGATGCCAGGGTACGAGCAGGTGAGTTTACGACCACAAGGGATCCACGAGATGGTTGAGCCTTCATCGAAAAGGTAAACAGGGCTGAAGTACTTAACATCTTCCTTCATAATCAATCTCACTCTCAACACTTTGCCTTCATTGTCATCTGGAATTAGCTGCGTTGGAAGCACTTCTATCACCGCATCCGCATACTGCTTTTGTGGGTCTGTATAAGCCATTCATAGATTGTTAAACAGATCATTTTGTTTTATCCGGTAAAACTGAAAACCGAAGTTAGAATCATACCAATGAATGCATCGAAGTCGGGCTTTCGTGCTTCTATACTTGCTTTGATGCTCTCTAAGCTGTGACCTCTTTCAGCCATGTCCCTCTGGATTTTCCAAGCGAACTTGACCTCATTGCTAATGTCTAGGTAGATACTGAAGTCCAATAATTCTCTTACTCTCTCATCAAACCTTCACATGTTGATAAAGTAATTACTATTAAAAAAAATATTAGATGACCGAAACTATATAGACTTAATTAAACATGTGGATAAAACCTTTATTATAAAAATATTGTAACGAGTATCCACCCAAACTATAGACTTAATTATTCGAATAAAATCTAATATTGCCCAACTACGAGACTTTCATGCAAAGGTTCAAAAATCCATTCTTTTGATTCTGATACTGGATCTTATTTTAAATATTTTAATTATTCATCATCATCCAAATTCCGACAAGAAAAACATATAAATATGTATGTCTGAAAGAATAAACAGAGTATTGAGTAGCTTACATTGGGTGAAGACCCTCGATGACGAGAATTTTAGGAGGCTGAATAAGCTCAGGGGCATCAAGAAGTCCAGTGACGTGATTATAAATGGGTTTCTCGACGGCGATACCACTCTTGAGAGCTTTGACTTGCTCATACATGAGATCAAAGTCATTGGCGCGTGGGTCCAAAGCAGTGACTCCTTTCTCTTTGCGACCAGTCCTGTCTAAGGAATGGTAATCGTCGAGACAGATCACAGTGGTCATGTCACTGATGAGTGTGTTGGAGTCAGGGTTCCCTCCTTTTGGTGGCTCGGCGGCGCCACCGAAGACACTGGTCAGCCTCCGCATGAAGGTACTTTTACCGCATCCTGAGTCGGCTGCGAGTCCGATCACGACGGTTTGCTGTGCAGCGCAAGTGATGATTGTGTTGAATCTACGGTTGGTTTGGGATTGATGACGACGGTAGAAGAAGACTTGTTTTGAGGTGGAGGAAGAAGGAGAAGAGGTTAAGAAATGAGTTGAGTTGAGAGCTTGTGTTGAGTAGATTGTTGAGACAGCCATTGTTGTTGATGTTTGGGGATCCTCTTCCTCTTCTTCTCCGCCTAAGCTCTCCCTGCTTTGGTTTGAATGATGAGGATTAGGATAGAATGTAAGAATTGTGGGTAACGAGTTTTGATTTATGGGTTGTTGTGTGGTGATATAAGGAGATAAATGAGAGGAGGAAAATGGGTCTAAAGGAAACAAATGGCAATATGCAAAGAAGAAAATGAGTTTTGTTTTTTCTTTAAAAAAATGTGTGGCTCATGTTTTGGTTTACTGGAGTAATATGCTTTGTAATCTTGTTAGTCTCTTTGTCAAAATAATTGTTGATGATATAGAGGATAACAAAACATTTATAG
Proteins encoded:
- the LOC106312265 gene encoding phosphoribulokinase, chloroplastic-like, which gives rise to MAVSTIYSTQALNSTHFLTSSPSSSTSKQVFFYRRHQSQTNRRFNTIITCAAQQTVVIGLAADSGCGKSTFMRRLTSVFGGAAEPPKGGNPDSNTLISDMTTVICLDDYHSLDRTGRKEKGVTALDPRANDFDLMYEQVKALKSGIAVEKPIYNHVTGLLDAPELIQPPKILVIEGLHPMFDERVRELLDFSIYLDISNEVKFAWKIQRDMAERGHSLESIKASIEARKPDFDAFIDPQKQYADAVIEVLPTQLIPDDNEGKVLRVRLIMKEDVKYFSPVYLFDEGSTISWIPCGRKLTCSYPGIKFNYEPDTYFDHEVSVLEMDGQFDRLDELIYVESHLSNLSSKFYGEVTQQMLKHADFPGSNNGTGLFQTIVGLKIRDLYEQLIANKATAPAEIAKV